DNA from Pseudomonas mendocina:
GTTGAGGTCGAGCACCGCGTAGCCGCGCAGCGTCCAGAAGGCGATACGCGGATCGAACACCGGGTAGCAGGCCGAGGTCGGGCCGCCGTGCAGGAAGATCACCAGTGGTGGGCGCTCCCCGGTTGGAGCCGGCGAGTAGAAAAAGCCGTAGCAGCGTTCGTCCTCACCCACCATGCAGTTGAAAGGCTGAGGTCGTGATAGCTGTGCTTCACGCAACGGCTGCTCACCACCAGCCAATATGCGCAACGCGCCATCGCTGCGGCGGATGGCGAGCACTGCCGGCAGGCGATCCGGTGCGGCAGCAATGCAGTAGAAATGCTCGTTGTCGGCAGCCAGGCTACGGAAACGCGTAAACCCTTCGGCCAACCGCCGCTCTGCCTTTGGGTAGGGTGTCGTGGGGCCGCCCAGGCCGTGCGCACCAATTGTGTTGCCGCCAAAATCGCTGGTATGCGCAGCGCACCCTACCAGAACGCCTTTGCCTTGCTCGAAACGCGTTAGCAGCAGCTCGCCATTCTCCAGCGGCAGGTAAGTTCTGCCTCCCAGTTGCCAGGGAGCTGAGGCGTGATCAAAGGGCGCAGCATCCAGCATGGTTCCCTCATCGACGCACTGGGGTTGCCACCAACCGGCTTGATCGCTCAACACCCACAGCCGGCCCTGTGCATCGAAGCGTGGCTGCTGCAGGGATCGATCCCCCGCCTCACCTGACAGCCCCCGAGTGCGTTCGCCGGACTCGCGCAGGCACAGGCGCGTGGCGACCCAGGGTTGCTGCGGGCGATCCCACTCGATCCAGGCCAGGCGCTGGCCAGTGGAGTCGGCCACCGGCGATGCGTAGAAATCGGCGCCCTCGACCAATACGTCGCGCTTGCCGGTGAGTCCGATGCGCACTAGGCGATGCACCACCGCGCCCGTCTCATGGCTTTCCTCAACGGCCAGCAACGCCTGCCAGGTGGGTACGAATGCCAGGTCGCCATAGCGGCAGCTGGCGCGCGCCGTCAGCGCCAGCGGTTCATTGTTCGTGGGAGCGACTGGGCGGCATTGCGCTTCAGCCGCGATGCCTGGTGAATCATGAGAAATCGCGGCTGAAGCCGCTCCTACGGATGGGTGCGTCATCAACAGATGGTAAATCTGCTGGTCGTTTTCATTGACGAACGCCACCCCATGCTCCGTGGCACAGCAGGCGCCGCCACCGTACTCGTAGACGCGGCTACGCACGGAGAACCCCGGCGGCGTCAGTTCACTGACAACACCGTCACGGCAGAAGAACAGCCCGCAACGCGCCAGAGCAGGGTCGAACGCCACCCATAGCACGCCGCCGTGGGCAGCGTGCAGTTCAGCGAAGTCGGCGCTGGCCGCTGCAGCTTGCTCGGCGCTCCAGGTCGCGTCAGAACCAGTGCGCACGGCGCACCCTACGCTTTGCATATGATTCGCGAGGCCTTCTCGTTGCGGTATTGCAGTGCGTCCATGCCCAGTGGCGCCTCATCGGCCTGCTGGCGGGCCGCGAGAATCACACCGTGATGAGCCGACTTGCTACACACCGGGTCAGCCGCGCTGGCATCGCCGGTGAGCATGAAGGCCTGGCAGCGACAACCGCCAAAGTCCTTGTGCTTCTCGTCGCACGAACGACAGGGCTCGGGCATCCAGTCATCACCACGGAAGCGGTTGAAACCGAAGGAATGCCGCCAGATGTGCTCGATGCTGTGCTCGCGCACATTGGGAAACTGCACCGGCAGTTGCCGCGCGCTGTGGCAAGGCAGCGCCGTACCGTCCGGGGTGATGTCGAGGAACAGGTTGCCCCAGCCGTTCATGCAGGCCTTGGGGCGCTCCTCGTAGTAATCCGGGGTGACGAAGATCAGCTTGCACGGGTGATTCTCGGCCGCCAGCTTGTCGCGCCATTGGTTGGTGATGCGCTCGGCGCGTTCGAGCTGCGCGCGGGTCGGCAGCAGCCCTGCGCGGTTGAGCTCGGCCCAACCGTAGAACTGGCAGGTGGCGAGTTCGACGAAGTCCGCCTCCAGCTCCAGGCACAGCTCAATGATGCGCTCGATATTGTCGATGTTGTGTCGGTGAGTGACGAAGTTGAGCACCATCGGATAGCCGTGAGCCTTGACTGCACGAGCCATGGCCAGCTTCTGCGCGAAGGCCTTCTTCGAGCCGGCCAGCAGGTTGTTCACCTCCTCATCGGCGGCCTGGAAGCTGATCTGGATATGATCCAGCCCGGCATCGGCAAACTCGGCGATACGCGCCTCGGTCAGGCCGATACCGGAGGTGATCAGGTTGGTGTAGTAGCCCAGCCCGCGCGCCGCCGCGATCAGCTCGGCGAGATCCTGGCGCACCAGCGGCTCACCGCCGGAAAAGCCCAGCTGTGCCGCGCCCAGCTCACGGGCCTGGCGAAACACCTCGATCCACTCGGCGGTCGACAGCTCGGCGCCTTGCTTGGCGAAATCCAGCGGGTTGGAGCAGTACGGGCATTGCAGCGGGCAGCGGTAAGTCAGCTCAGCCAAGAGCCACAACGGCGGCCCGGCTTCATGGCCGGCCTTAGCGAAGCTCGATCCAGAACTGAGCATGGGCCACCTCCATGAAGGCGAGGATGTCTTCGTCGATGCCCGGCACGTCCGGGAAGCGCTGGTGCAGGTTGCCGATGATCTCGGCCACCGAACGCTTGCCGTCGACCTGCTGGAGAATCTCGCTGGCACTGTCGTTGAGCTTGATCATGCCTTCCGGGTAGAGCAGTACGTGGCAGCCCTGGGCCGGCTCGAACTGCAGACGGAAGCCGCGGCGGATGGCGGGGATATGGGGCAGGATGGCGGCGGTCATGCTTCTGACTCCAAACTGGTGCGCGCGGCGCACCCTACGGTTGAGCCCTTTGTAGGGTGCGCCATGCGCACCGACGCATTGCGGTTCATAGCGCAATCCCCCGATGCCAGACGCGCTCGGCCGTCACCGTGTGATACGGCGGGCGTTGCAGCTCATAGGCCATGCTCATGGCATCGAGCATGCTCCACAGGATGTCCAGCTTGAACTGCAGGATCTGCAGCATGCGCTCCTGGGCTTCGCGGGTGCGGTAGTGCTCGAGGGTGATACGCAGGCCATGCTCGACATCACGGCGCGCTTCTTTCAGGCGCTTGCGGAAGTAGTCGTAGCCAGTGGCATCGATCCATGGGTAGTGCTGCGGCCAGGCATCCAGGCGCGACTGGTGGATCTGCGGGGCGAATAGCTCGGTCAGCGAACTGCTGGCCGCTTCCTGCCAGCTCGCACGGCGGGCGAAGTTGACGTAGGCGTCGACGGCGAAGCGCACGCCGGGCAGCACCAGCTCCTGCGACAGCACCTGCTCGCGGTCGAGGCCGACCGACTCGGCCAGGCGCAGCCAGGCCTCGATACCGCCCTCCTCACCCGGCGCACCGTCGTGGTCGAGAATGCGTTGAATCCACTCGCGGCGCGTCTCACGATCCGGGCAGTTGGCCATGATCGCCGCATCCTTCAGCGGGATGTTGACCTGGTAGTAGAAACGATTGGCCACCCAGCCCTGAATTTGCTCGCGGGTGGCGCGCCCTTCGTACATGGCGCGGTGGAACGGATGATGAATGTGGTACAGCGCGCCCTTGGCGCGCAGCGCCTGCTCGAATTCGGCAGGGCTCATGGCAGGTTGGCTCATCAAGACACTCCGGTACGAATTGTCGTAGGGTGCGCCGTGCGCACCAGTGCTAGCCATCTGGAGTCCTGGTGCGCACAGCCTAAGCGGCCCCGCACACCCTACAGACTGATGCTCATGCCATCGAACGCGACCTCGATGCCGTGCGCGTCCAATTCGGCGCGCTCGGGCGAATCCAGGTCGAGAATCGGGTTGGTGTTGTTGATATGAATGAGGATCTTGCGCGCGGACGACAGACCGTCGAGCACCTCGATCATGCCGCCCGGGCCGCTCTGGCAAAGGTGGCCCATCTCGCTGCCGAGCTTGTCGCCCACTTCGCACACACGCATCTCGTCATCGCGCCACAGCGTGCCGTCCACCAGCAGGCAATCGGCGCGACGCATCCAGCTCAACAGGTGCTCATCCACCTGGCCGAGACCGGGGGCGTAGAACAGGCTGCGGCCGCTGCGACTGTCCTCGATGAACAGGCCGATGTTGTCGCCCGGGTGCGGGTTGCCCCGGTGTGGCGAATAAGGCGGCGCGCTGCTGCGCAAAGCGATGGCGGTAATGCTCAGTGCCGGGCAGGCGGGAATGCTGAAAGGTTCGGCATCCAGCTCGATCAGACGGTGCTGCAAGCCGCCGTTCCAGTGGCTGAGCATATTGAACAGCGGAAAGCCGCTGGTCAGATCCTGATGCACCATATCGGTACACCAGACCTGGTGCGGACAGCCTTCGCGCAGGGTCAGCAGGCCGGTGCAGTGGTCGATCTGGCTGTCGAGCAGAACGATGCCGGCAATCGCCGTATCACGCAGCTTGCGTGCCGGTTGCAGTGCCGGGAAGGCCTCGATCTGCGCGCGGATGTCTGGCGAGGCGTTGCACAGAATCCACTGCTCGCCGTCATCGGAAATGGCGATGGACGATTGCGTGCGCGGCTGCGCCCGCAGCGTACCGGCCCGCACGCCACGGCAGTTGCGGCAGTTGCAGTTCCACTGGGGGAAGCCACCGCCAGCGGCGGAGCCGAGAATCTGGATATGCATGGAAATCACCAGCGGGGATGCCCCGGACGAGCCGGGGCCAGGAGCGATCAACGGTTGGCGAAATACATCGTCACTTCGAAGCCAATACGCAGATCGGTGTAGGCGGGTTTAGTCCACATGGTGCGGTCCTCTTGTTATTGAGCCGGGGCATTCCGGCAACTCCATTAAGCCCCCGCCAGGCAGGCGGCCAAATGGTACTTTGGGAGGAGATTTGGCTGGCATTGGTAGGTAACGCATGAGCCTGGACGGCCCGCGTTTCCTACGCGCACCAACACCTCCCTCCAGTATTGGGACATTGCCAGGCGGAAAGGTTCGGATGACATTTCCAGCAACGATTCAGCAACCCGCACGCAGGCGCGGATAGCGACCAATAAAAAACGCGGCCGAAGCCGCGTCGCGATAAGGATCTGCTGCCGTTCAGGCCCATGGCTGCCCGCAGATCCACCCGGGTAGGGTTCTTCGCCTGGCAAAAGGCGGCGCGCCGGAGCAAGCGCACCGCGGTTAATACGGAGCCTGCTCACGATCTTGCGAGCTAGAGACCTACAAGGCAGAAACAGGTGAGAAAGCGGAGTGTACTTTTGTACATGAGCATTTCGAGCCTGTTTCTAACGCAGTAGGGCCGACGCGCAGCAGATCGTGTGCTGGCTATCAGAAGAAGCCGAGCGGATTGATGTCATAGCTCACCAGCAGGTTCTTGGTCTGCTGGTAGTGGTCAAGCATCATCTTGTGGGTTTCACGCCCGACCCCGGACTTCTTGTAGCCGCCGAAGGCAGCATGCGCCGGGTACAGGTGGTAGCAGTTGGTCCATACGCGGCCAGCCTTGATCGCACGGCCCATGCGGTAGGCGACGTTCATGTCGCGGCTCCACACGCCGGCGCCCAGGCCGAACTCGGTGTCGTTGGCGATGGCCAGGGCCTCGGCTTCGTCCTTGAAGGTGGTCACACCGATCACCGGGCCGAAGATCTCTTCCTGGAACACGCGCATCTTGTTGCTGCCCTTGAGCAGGGTCGGCTGGATGTAATAGCCGCTGGCCAGATCACCTTGCAGCTGCTCGGCAGCACCGCCGGTGAGCACCTGGGCGCCTTCCTGCTGAGCGATTTCGAGGTAGCTGAGGATCTTGTCGTACTGCTGCTGCGAAGCCTGGGCGCCGACCATCGTCTCGGTGTCCAGCGGGTTGCCACGCTTGATCTGTTTGACCTTCTTCAGCACTTCGACCATGAAGGCGTCGTAGATCGACTCCTGCACCAGTGCGCGCGACGGGCAGGTGCACACCTCGCCCTGGTTGAAGAAGCCCAGCACCAGACCTTCGGCGGCTTTCTCGATGAAGGCCGGCTCGGCGTTCATGATGTCGGCGAAGAAGATGTTCGGCGATTTGCCACCCAGCTCGACGGTGCTCGGGATGATGTTCTCGGCGGCGCACTTCATGATGTGCGAGCCCACCGGGGTGGAGCCGGTGAAGGCGATCTTGGCGATGCGCTTGCTGGTGGCCAGCGACTCACCGGCTTCGCGGCCGAAGCCCTGAACGATATTGAGCACGCCCGGCGGCAGCAGGTCGCCGATCAGCTCGACGAAGAGCGTGATCGACAGCGGCGTCTGCTCGGCCGGCTTGAGCACGACGGCGTTGCCGGCAGCCAGCGCCGGGGCCAGTTTCCAGGCGGCCATCAGCAGCGGGAAGTTCCACGGGATGATCTGCCCGACCACGCCCAGTGGCTCGTGGAAGTGATAGGCCACGGTGCCTTCGTTGATCTCGGCGGTGCTGCCTTCCTGGGCGCGGATGCAGCCAGCGAAGTAGCGGAAGTGGTCAGCGGCCAGCGGCACGTCGGCGTTCAGCGTCTCACGCACGGCCTTGCCGTTGTCCCATGTTTCGGCCACGGCCAGCAGTTCGAGGTTGGCTTCGATGCGGTCGGCGATCTTCAGCAGAATGTGCGAACGCTCCTGCACCGAGGTCTTGCCCCAGGCATCGGCGGCAGCGTGCGCGGCGTCCAGCGCCTTGTCGATGTCGGCGGCGTTGGAACGGGGGAATTCGGCGATCACCGAGCCATCGACCGGGCTGGTGTTGGTGAAGTACTGACCACTGAGCGGGGCGACGAACTCACCACCGATGTAGTTGCCGTAGCGCGGTTTGAGGGTAACGACGGCGCCTGCGGTACCCGGTTTCGCGTAAATCATGATGCTGACCTCTCTTGTTGTCGGAGCCCGTCCCCAATAGGTGGAACGAGTCATGGTTCGATCTTAGGAAGCCCCCTGCGACCTCGGTATGCGCCCATGGCACAAATCGCCTCGTCATTTGGTAGTAGAGCGGCAAGAGCGGTCTGGCACGGGCCTTTGGCAGCGAGGCACGAGGCTATGGAAGCTAAAGGCTAGACCCGTTCGCCTGGTCTTGCGTTCCCAAGTGCGAAAATTCGCCCGTGGCATTTCGAAGCAGCTCGCTGCGCCTGAAACGACGATGGCCGGACAGAGTCCGGCCACCGTCTGGCGCCTCAAACGATCAGTGCTTGGCCACCAGTTCCTTCGGCAGTTTGAAGGTCCACAGCATGCCGCCCTGGTTCAGGTGCTTGACGCGCTTGGCGACCTCGCC
Protein-coding regions in this window:
- the pqqC gene encoding pyrroloquinoline-quinone synthase PqqC; this encodes MSQPAMSPAEFEQALRAKGALYHIHHPFHRAMYEGRATREQIQGWVANRFYYQVNIPLKDAAIMANCPDRETRREWIQRILDHDGAPGEEGGIEAWLRLAESVGLDREQVLSQELVLPGVRFAVDAYVNFARRASWQEAASSSLTELFAPQIHQSRLDAWPQHYPWIDATGYDYFRKRLKEARRDVEHGLRITLEHYRTREAQERMLQILQFKLDILWSMLDAMSMAYELQRPPYHTVTAERVWHRGIAL
- the pqqD gene encoding pyrroloquinoline quinone biosynthesis peptide chaperone PqqD — protein: MTAAILPHIPAIRRGFRLQFEPAQGCHVLLYPEGMIKLNDSASEILQQVDGKRSVAEIIGNLHQRFPDVPGIDEDILAFMEVAHAQFWIELR
- the pqqB gene encoding pyrroloquinoline quinone biosynthesis protein PqqB encodes the protein MHIQILGSAAGGGFPQWNCNCRNCRGVRAGTLRAQPRTQSSIAISDDGEQWILCNASPDIRAQIEAFPALQPARKLRDTAIAGIVLLDSQIDHCTGLLTLREGCPHQVWCTDMVHQDLTSGFPLFNMLSHWNGGLQHRLIELDAEPFSIPACPALSITAIALRSSAPPYSPHRGNPHPGDNIGLFIEDSRSGRSLFYAPGLGQVDEHLLSWMRRADCLLVDGTLWRDDEMRVCEVGDKLGSEMGHLCQSGPGGMIEVLDGLSSARKILIHINNTNPILDLDSPERAELDAHGIEVAFDGMSISL
- a CDS encoding aldehyde dehydrogenase family protein, which gives rise to MIYAKPGTAGAVVTLKPRYGNYIGGEFVAPLSGQYFTNTSPVDGSVIAEFPRSNAADIDKALDAAHAAADAWGKTSVQERSHILLKIADRIEANLELLAVAETWDNGKAVRETLNADVPLAADHFRYFAGCIRAQEGSTAEINEGTVAYHFHEPLGVVGQIIPWNFPLLMAAWKLAPALAAGNAVVLKPAEQTPLSITLFVELIGDLLPPGVLNIVQGFGREAGESLATSKRIAKIAFTGSTPVGSHIMKCAAENIIPSTVELGGKSPNIFFADIMNAEPAFIEKAAEGLVLGFFNQGEVCTCPSRALVQESIYDAFMVEVLKKVKQIKRGNPLDTETMVGAQASQQQYDKILSYLEIAQQEGAQVLTGGAAEQLQGDLASGYYIQPTLLKGSNKMRVFQEEIFGPVIGVTTFKDEAEALAIANDTEFGLGAGVWSRDMNVAYRMGRAIKAGRVWTNCYHLYPAHAAFGGYKKSGVGRETHKMMLDHYQQTKNLLVSYDINPLGFF
- the pqqE gene encoding pyrroloquinoline quinone biosynthesis protein PqqE — encoded protein: MLSSGSSFAKAGHEAGPPLWLLAELTYRCPLQCPYCSNPLDFAKQGAELSTAEWIEVFRQARELGAAQLGFSGGEPLVRQDLAELIAAARGLGYYTNLITSGIGLTEARIAEFADAGLDHIQISFQAADEEVNNLLAGSKKAFAQKLAMARAVKAHGYPMVLNFVTHRHNIDNIERIIELCLELEADFVELATCQFYGWAELNRAGLLPTRAQLERAERITNQWRDKLAAENHPCKLIFVTPDYYEERPKACMNGWGNLFLDITPDGTALPCHSARQLPVQFPNVREHSIEHIWRHSFGFNRFRGDDWMPEPCRSCDEKHKDFGGCRCQAFMLTGDASAADPVCSKSAHHGVILAARQQADEAPLGMDALQYRNEKASRIICKA
- the pqqA gene encoding pyrroloquinoline quinone precursor peptide PqqA, giving the protein MWTKPAYTDLRIGFEVTMYFANR
- a CDS encoding S9 family peptidase; its protein translation is MQSVGCAVRTGSDATWSAEQAAAASADFAELHAAHGGVLWVAFDPALARCGLFFCRDGVVSELTPPGFSVRSRVYEYGGGACCATEHGVAFVNENDQQIYHLLMTHPSVGAASAAISHDSPGIAAEAQCRPVAPTNNEPLALTARASCRYGDLAFVPTWQALLAVEESHETGAVVHRLVRIGLTGKRDVLVEGADFYASPVADSTGQRLAWIEWDRPQQPWVATRLCLRESGERTRGLSGEAGDRSLQQPRFDAQGRLWVLSDQAGWWQPQCVDEGTMLDAAPFDHASAPWQLGGRTYLPLENGELLLTRFEQGKGVLVGCAAHTSDFGGNTIGAHGLGGPTTPYPKAERRLAEGFTRFRSLAADNEHFYCIAAAPDRLPAVLAIRRSDGALRILAGGEQPLREAQLSRPQPFNCMVGEDERCYGFFYSPAPTGERPPLVIFLHGGPTSACYPVFDPRIAFWTLRGYAVLDLNYRGSSGYGRDYRLRLAGQWGELEVQDIRAAIDTLAREGRIDPQRVFVRGGSAGGFSALRALVELPQLCGGASLYGVSDPLALRRLTHKFEADYLGWLIGDPEQDAARYRDRTPLLQAERISVPVIFFQGALDAVVVPSQTECMVEALRQRGLPVEYHLFAEERHGFRQAANLAKALRAEHAFYQRLS